The region TTTATAAAAAACATGGCATCATGATTAGATAATTATCTATTTGTTAGTCAAAGGAATATCTTTTATAGCATTTATCATTGGACagatgcaaaaaatataaattatttcttaATGTGAAGATGTGCAATGTAGTTACTTATATGCTAACAGTCTTTAACTGTTGTCTTGAAAATGACAGCTTATATAGAAGTCACTTAAGCTTGAATATTATcaggaaaatgtttttatatatatatatatatatatatatatatatatatatatatatatatatatatatatatatatacacacacacacacacatacatgcacctaCTGCAGGTGCTATTATTAATGTTATCAGCATTATTATAGTTGATTTTTGTCCAGTTGTCTATGATTGTCTTTGAATTACAGTAAATCCAACAATAGCAGTCCCTCtggatgttaaaatattaaaacatgacaaaatgcaTATATAAGCTTGGTGAAATGGAAATGTATTCTGATTTCTTCACTTTACTCCTGCTTGCCTAGTCTCACATTATAAGTAACCATGTAATAGTTATCCCAAGCATATAGCTTTCTCTGTGCTGGGTTATAGTCTACCATGCTGTTGTAGCGATGGCGGTTTTTGAATGGCACGGAGATTGTTTTACCCTGGCTGGTTGCAGTGTCATACATGTGATTTATGGTGGTGTTTAGTGAGCTGTAACTAGCTACTGTGTACATCTTGCCACAGATCATAAAAGCATTCGCCACCGATGTCTTGCGGATTTTAGTCTCCCAGGTGCCCTTCACCTCCAGGTTTTCGGGGTCCAGCTGGGAGATCATTATAGCACCCTTGGCTTTGCTGGTGCTGTAAATGGCCCATAGACCGTTCTCATCTACTGCGAGGTCAATGTCTGTGTAGCCACCCCAGGAGTAGGGGAACTGACCGTGAAAGCCAGCTTGGGGAAGATCACGGCGGGCAGCAATGTTCTCTGACTGTAGATCGTATCTTAGGAGGATGCGGCTGAGCTTCTGTTGGTAGTACAAGGAGCCTCTGTACATTGTGGCACCCGTGCTCTCCATAGATTCCGGCAAGAGGAGGACTTTGGTGGGAAAGCCCCGTGACAGCTGGTCCATGTTTTCATACCCGAAGAGTTGACGCACTTCAGACCCTACGGCATCAATGCGCCATACCATCTCGCTATTATAAGGTTCTTTAGCTTCTGGGTCTTGCATCCAGACACCGTATTTACCAGCAATGGTTTCAGCCTTGCGGTGCACCTTAGGCTCCTGGACCCACACCAGATCCCCACAGCCTGAGAAATCAAGAGATTGGTACAATTGTTGGAAAACCAAATGGTTTTGAGGAAACGTACATTTCAGATTGCACCTGGAGCCAGTGACATGTTTAAAGGAGACCCCATTGAACCAAACGCCGCGAAATATGATGGACGAGAGGAGACCTTGTCCTACCATTCCTTTGAGTTTAAAAGATTAGAAGCATAACTTACTTAACTTACATAACTTATAAAATACCCTGTAAGAGAGAGGTACTAGGGGAAGAACATCCCAAACCTTGAAGTCTTTGTTTAGAAACATGGTCCTATCAAATTCGCATTACCATTTTGGCGCCTTAGTAAACAAGCACAGATCCTTTtataaaatagattattttacatgcattagATGTAAAAATAGCAGTATTCGTGTTAGTGCTGTCAGCAGGAATTGATGTAGGAGGAGGAGATGTAGGAGCatgatgtattttatatatatctatatatatcagCATGCTTTGACAGTGTTGGAAGACATTTACTAGATTGTCACTTTTGAGTGAATGACTAGAGTTAGGGTGTGACTCTCACCTGAGATGTCTGCTGGACCTTCCAGATTTGGGGCAGATACCTCAGTGACTACAGCCGTCATCTCCTGGTATCCAGGATTCTCTAGATGCCTTATAGAATCTGGGAGAGGATGAGGACAGAAGTTCACACAGTCAGATTGAGACATGCATGTGTTGAGGTCTGCATTTGACAAGCCTTCACTAGTGACCATGACATTGCAGTCAGAATATCAAAGAACTCTTCAATGGAAGACCAATTTCATTGCGCAGCATGGAAGTGGATTCATCTATTAGTGTAAACATACCTCCTAAAATGCTTTTGTCTCCTCGTGTTTTCACAGGCCTTGACACCAGGTGGGAGAGTTCAGGTACTAAAAGGCAAAGACACATGATGGTGTTATGGTCTGGGGATGTTTACGGACCCTTAATTGCAATCTAGAGTAACCAGATAATGTGAAGATAGATGGTCAAAAAGAGATAATCGACTCTCAACTGAAATCCACTGGTATCCCAGAGAAATCTAAACAAGTTGAGCAGGGAGGGCCTGGAATTGATCTCGAGTTGCATAAGAGAGGTGTGTTTCATGGTTTTGGGGGGCTGGCAGCTCTACAGTTAGGACTCTAACAGAAGGAAATAAACAGCCCTGAGTAGATTCCCAGCTGTCCCAGAGCCTGAAAGACTCCAGACCTCACATCACACATCCGAAACTCAGATGTGCACAGCAGGGTGCGCATTCACACACCCTGGTTAGTAACCTCAGACAAAAGCAAAGTAGATTTTTAAAGCCAACGTGTGTCCTTTTCTGGTGTAAAAATACCAAACGGTGGAAGATGGTTGAGAAAACATTGTTGGAactttttatgtagttttgtttggtCCCACTAAAAGTGCAGAAATGACCTGAACAGCTTGCATTATTACTCTACTCTCTTCATTTTATTGCCCAAGGACTAAATGACTTCTGTTAAGCCCCGTGACAAACTATGGTAGCAAATTATCATTGTCTGATCATATGCTAACATGTTTACAGGCTTTTATAATGTCACAGTTTAAAGCATGAACGTCTGGAAGCTGACTTTGATTGACTGCTGTGACAAGAGTTAAAAAGGACTCCGACCGTTGCTTCTGCCGATGATAACCTGGTCAGACCTGCAGTGGGAGAGTATGTAGTTAGTGTCCTTTATCCCTATAATCAACACATGCTCATGGACACAGGATCTGTGCATCACTACTAGACAACAGAAGCATGTAATTCCCAAGGTTTGTTTGCAGGTGTTTGTGCTTATCTGTGTAACGTGCCTAATGGTTCCCGGAGAGATCAAGCAGATCTTCACGAAAGCCTTTGGACCAGCTGGTAGCGTGTTGAAGGCTAATTTATTTGCCAGAGTCTTCCCATTTAACATCTTGAAGACTTTAGGCaagaccttttttattattattattaatgtttgaatGCTTTTGGGTTTTGCAACTAAATTCCTTTCACTTACATCTTCTGAGTGAAGATTTCCAAAATCTCCAGAGGCAAGACcacacatttttatgtttgtactCGATGAGGTGACACCTACAACATCCATATGACCAAATGGCACAATATTcctgaacctttttttttattgcaaggaCTGTTTGCATGTTCGGCTTCACTGCTCAGTCATTTTTCCTCATGAAAATGTTTTACACTGAAATAAACAGTACAACTTTCACAATGTACATTCACACTAGATAAATATTGCAGTTATCAGTACCctaatactaaattaaaatgtgcatttctacATTGGCGTCTGTGcctaaaaatctttgcttttgcATGACGCTACATTCACGCCGCGAGGTGTCAGGTCAAGATGACTGCCAACAGCCAGAGCAACATAAGTATTGAGGGCACCTTTACACCTTGCTATTATCGAATGTAAATAAAGCTTTTATACTTACTGCTAAATTACTGTTTGTTCAGCCCCTTTCTGAGAGTGTACGTTTGCACTGGAGGATATTTAGAGTGCTAAAGGGACGTGCAAGACAGATGGAACATGGAAAGAAGCTGGTGAGGAGAATATAACTGTGGTATCCCACTCTACATCATTCTTTAGTACAGAATAGCAACTTGGTTGCTtgcttaaattatatttttgtttaaagaataTGTCAGTAAAGGTGAACACTTAGACTAACAACCCCAGTAGGGATCAGTTTCCCCCTGACCTCCAACCCTCCTCATGCAGCATCCGTCAGCGGTCTGCTGGGAACAGAGTTTACTGCTGAGTATTAGCACAGTACTTGTGTTTTACTGCTTCAGTAGCTTGCCCCCAACACCCTCAtgtctctctcagtctctcgTTTCTGTTGCCCTGCTCTTACAATGACAGGGGGTCACTTAGTTCAACTCTGCTCTATCTGTACTGTTCCCTCCTGCTTTGAAATGAACACAACGACCTGCTCACCCATACCACCCGAAATATAACTCACATTTCCAGGTAGGTATAACTATGGAAAAGTACACATAAACCGTTATGAGTCTTTTCTGTGGTACCAGTTTGCTTGCTCCCTCTGCCTTGCCAGAGATGTCATGACTCAGTTGTTATAGACCGTTTAGGAACCCACAAAAGTTATATTACAAAAATACGTTCCATTATTACCAGTATTGGAGTGTATattgacaaaacaaaaaataggTATTGGAAATCTTTCACACTTTATCCGAATTTGAATCTTTTGGGTACGACAGCTTGTCAAAGGGATACCTCTGTACCTTAGTTTTCTGTACCTTAGAGTACTACTATGTACCCTTAAGTTTCTACTGAAATAAGGCACAAAAGGAGTACTGTCCCATGACAAGTTGTACTTATTTTGTAcaaatttagttaattttttcaaAGAATGGACATCACAGCTATATCAGGTAGTGGCTAGCCTTGGCCAAAATACAATTTGGTCTGAGATGAATCTTAACATATTGCTTGGTTGTCAGTACTCACCTGATCCTGGTCTGAAGCTGCTGTCAATTTGCGGCACTCTTGGAGGAGGTTGTTGCATGCAGGGTCTGCTCTTCAGCCTCTCAGTTTCCTGGCGGAGCTCTTCCATCCTCTGCTGCAGGTCCTGAACCTGTCTGTCCAGTCTTTGCTTCTCTCTCTGGAGCTGGGCTTTCTCCCCCATCACCTGTTTGTATGCGTCCTGGACGCCTGACTGAGATCCGGAGCCCTGTGATGACCATGACAAGGTTTCCCCTCCTACGAGACGGGCAACCATTGCCTCTAGCAGCCCCAGGCGAGATTTCAGGGACTCCATCTCGGGACCTGAACCTGGTGATGGACAACTGGCCTCTGTAGGACTGTCCACCGTGAAGGTATACTGGCAACGACCACTGCCGGCATCCGCCCGGCGAAAACTAGCGCTGCTTTGAGATTGGGTGCCCATCAGCAGGCAGGAAGCCCACAACACAGCCAAAAACCACATGTTGAGGTGGACCACAGATACCTGGAAACTTCTGTCTTTATCTGATGCTCTACCTCCAGGGAGAAGGTTTGCGCAGATGTGAATCTTCTCTTTTGGTGGATCACTTGTCTACCTTGTCCTCTTTAGCTCTGGCACTAATCTGTTCTTTCCCTTTTACCTTACAAGCGTTAACTCGTGCCGCTCACTTCTCAGGCATTCCACTAATGACCTCTCACCTGAGCCAATTCagcctttctttctttcccacTGACTTTCTCTCAGCTGGGTAAAGGGTTGCCTTTGAGGGGCTGAGTGGAGCGTCTCACTTTGATTGGTGGTTGATGTCTCACTTAGATGTCTGTGATCCCACAGTAGGTGTCTTCAGGTTTGGAGGCAGTTTCTCTGAGTCCAGGCACATTACGCTGGGACTTATTTATACAGTCAGggaggagagggagggagggaaggggCGAAAGACTCAAAGAGGGGCGGAAGAAAAGGAGGGATGCTGTGCGCTTCAGGGATTGCCCCAACAAAAAGATCTTTTCAGAGATCTGTCTTTCCGCCTCCTCTTGGAGGGCATATCGAAGCATGTGTGGGTTGGTTTGAGTGCTGTTTGTTTTGCTTGTGTGCAGGAATTCAAGGGCGACCACAAGTGAACACGGGGGTTTTTGTTCAAGTTGTTTGTTTGCGCAAGCATTTTCCCACTGGGTATTATACTGATTACTTATGTAATGTTCCTaacaagcttgtgtgtgtgtgtgtgtgtgtgtatgtatagagATCGCTAATGTGTCGTCATCATGACGTATTCCCAGTGGTGAACGCAAGATTCAGAAGGTTACCACTGGGGGAGTGCATACCTTTCTGTTGCTGTCTAATTTGGTTGTCGCGGTGTATGTGGACCTATTGGTTTGCTGCTGGTAATTAACAGTCAGGGATCTTGCTATGGGGAACCCAAGACAGGCTGCTAAGATGGGGTAAATTTAGATGGAGTTACCCCTACCGGACAGCCCATGGGGGAGCTCTGCAGTGTTGGTTTACGTGTGGTGTTTAGCTAAAGGGGTCAGAACGTGACGCgtgtgaaatgtaaatgtaaatgttaatgtaacacAAATAATAGAATCAACATGCTCCCTTTCCCATTTCTCGTTCTGCCACCAACCTTCACAATCCCTTgatattttgtttgctttttctcATCTACTACTGCAATTTTCACCCATCTTCCCTCCAAAGTTCATCACCTCTCTTTCCCTCAATAAGTCTGTCACTTGTTGCATTTGTTATTTTGCTCCGTAAACATTGGCTTATAACAACTTCACACTATAATATGGCCCAGACGACTCAGGACTGGAATCTGTCTTTATGGTggccatttgttttgtttttgtttgtatgagATCTGTATTTCTTGCCCAGCTAAGTCTTCCGTGAAATGTACTAATACAAATACCTTACTGGTACACACTCTTCCTTGTCTCTGACAGTGCTCATAAACATTCTTACTTAACAATCCTGAGACCTTCGtctttttttcattaatgtatGCAGGTGAAGGGTTAAACGATGAATAGGTATCAATGTATTGTACATTGTATACCTCTTTATGCAAAACAGTAAAGGTAGCACCTGAACAATTAGCATTACTGATCAATTAAAACATGAATCTAGTTTAGCATGTATATGACAAATATGCATATTCCAATATAGCATTACAggagataaatgtaaatgtttgctaATATATGGTTAACTGTATGACTGTAAAGTTACTGGCAACTAACAAGTACACACCTTCTCAAACCTTCCCAAAACTTGTGTTGATGTCCCAAAAATATTTTCGTATGGAtggatttcattgtatttttttttacgacTACCTTCACTTTTCTGAGCAATTTTCAATGACTTGTAAACAAAGTGGTATGAATTTGATTTTTAGTAATTGTCAGTTCACCTTAAGTTCATGCAGGTGATCTGGCAGAGTAGTTCATTGCATAGAATATgtaacatatttttgaaaatgttatattcTTGATGCTGAAGATCTGTTGTTTTATAACTTGTTTTTGTGAAACGTTTTGCTTGAAAAGTGCACCTTTAGGTCCTAAAAATAAATTCCAATTAATTTTGCACTATAATGTTTATCAATCTTAAGTGAGGCTAAATGACATCAATCTTAAGTGAGGCTGGAAGTTTTAACATCTTTTCAACACCTTTGCTTTCAACCTTCTGGCCATTCTTCAGGACCACCATCAGAGCTCTCCGCTTTGACCTCGCAGGCTTCATTTCATCTATCATCACATCGGATTTATGGGAGATTGCAGAAAAACAGACATTTACCAGAAACACTCTGTGTATTTACCATACCATGCTTGCAAATCATGTCCAACTAAATCCCTCATGTCAAATCTATGTCAGTAAGATGCTGACAATGAAGGATGCGGCAGAATCAAAGCTTACATTCCTTCAGCCAAGTCTTTAACATTCTCTCCACCTGTCCAGTTAATATCTGCAGTCCCAATAATGTCTTTTACAAACTCCATACAGATATAGAATTCTGGATGTATGATATCTGTCTCGAGTACAAAACGTATAACGAGGGCCTTTTTTTTGTGAGTATTGAAGAGATTTCCAGTAAGTTCAGAATTGTTGACCTGCAACAAATTTTCAATAGCATTTATTGACTGCAACTATACATACTTATATATTTCTCTCCATTCAAATGCATGTACCGTTCTCGCAAAGGTCTGTAACAACatccaaaaatgatttttttaatgtccgTTTAATGTTTGTGAAGGCCCAAAGCTGGTTTGAATGGGatgcgcgcacacacgcacacacacacaattaaggAATCTTGCCTGAGGAGTAAACAGAAGAAACTTTGTCATAACTAATGAAGAGTTATTACTTGTACTGAACTTTTATTTTCTGATATATTACGACTTCACTGGAAGCCACACAAGGATGGGGAATTATGGGAAATAAAAAAGAATGCAGAAGCTTGGATACTGGATTCTTACTGAGATTTCGTCTAACCTTCTTCTACAGTATTTTTGGCCTGTTTCGGTCCAACCGTGGCCAGTACAGATGGAGTGAAGGCGTCTGCCATGAACACATGGAAACCAGAGTACATGACTGAGATGAGAAGAACAGACAAAATGCAGGAACGGAGGGATAAAAGGCTGAAAGAAGGTTATTCAGTGTGAGGAATGCAATTAAAGGGGAATGAAAACGGATCTATTTCAATATTTATGGGCTCCATACTTCTCCCAAAAGGACTAGATTCTCCTGAGAAACTtttgatatattgatatattgctTTTCTTGCTGTTATCCTGTCATATCACGCCAGGATTGAAGACTCCTCAATTCCAACGCAATGAATCAGATCAGATGGCCCTTTACAATCGCTTTATTTTAAACGCAAGATTATTTCACAGTCTCCCAATGGAAAGCCAATGCCGACTGACTTGGGGAAttgatatttacaaataaatataacaaaacaacaaaaagtaaaatagtaaaataatcagtaaaacaaTATGGATTAAACCAAATgtacagatgtgttcaggtcaccTTCAGCAATAGTGAACCAAATCATCATTGCACACAACGATTACATTACTGACTCATAACAAGCTGTTAAAATTACACCAGTGACCAGTGAAGATAACTACAATTTTTACATTAACCATTTTACAAGCATGATAAACGCTGATACGAATTCCTTCATATCAAAATAACCAACTCAACACAATTAACCACAGTCAATTAAAACATTGTTGCCAAATATGCAAACATTACAGCTGGTAATAGCAGCAAATATTAAGTAACATTACTTGTTGCATTTCAGACTAACCTGAATTCTACCCATTGTTTTCCCCATGTTAAAATTTACAGGA is a window of Carassius auratus strain Wakin chromosome 45, ASM336829v1, whole genome shotgun sequence DNA encoding:
- the LOC113063054 gene encoding myocilin, with protein sequence MWFLAVLWASCLLMGTQSQSSASFRRADAGSGRCQYTFTVDSPTEASCPSPGSGPEMESLKSRLGLLEAMVARLVGGETLSWSSQGSGSQSGVQDAYKQVMGEKAQLQREKQRLDRQVQDLQQRMEELRQETERLKSRPCMQQPPPRVPQIDSSFRPGSVPELSHLVSRPVKTRGDKSILGDSIRHLENPGYQEMTAVVTEVSAPNLEGPADISGCGDLVWVQEPKVHRKAETIAGKYGVWMQDPEAKEPYNSEMVWRIDAVGSEVRQLFGYENMDQLSRGFPTKVLLLPESMESTGATMYRGSLYYQQKLSRILLRYDLQSENIAARRDLPQAGFHGQFPYSWGGYTDIDLAVDENGLWAIYSTSKAKGAIMISQLDPENLEVKGTWETKIRKTSVANAFMICGKMYTVASYSSLNTTINHMYDTATSQGKTISVPFKNRHRYNSMVDYNPAQRKLYAWDNYYMVTYNVRLGKQE